In the Nitrospirota bacterium genome, one interval contains:
- a CDS encoding IS3 family transposase (programmed frameshift), whose translation MRQSKFTETQIVSILKEADAGRPVNEIWRSYGISSATYYKWKAKYGGLEASDIQRLKELEQENSKLKRLYADMALENAALKDVIGKKTLTPAARREVATHLVTQSGLPVQRACQAVGLSRATYYRPIVNWVQRDAPVIAALTMLGETQPRWGFWKYVDRLRNTGHRWNHKRLWRVYCHLRLNLPRRTKRRFPVRPRQPLEVVPAPNVVWALDFMSDSLYGGRRFRTLNILDEGVREALAIEVDTSLPAERVIRVLEQVVAWRGQPKAIRLDNGPEFIAERFMAWCAERTIEVRHIQPGKPDQNALIERDNRTYRTEVLNAYVFESLEQVREITAEWLQQYNEERPHESLAGVPPALYRAQLKARNSPLPLSP comes from the exons ATGCGTCAGTCGAAGTTCACCGAGACCCAAATTGTGTCGATTCTGAAGGAGGCCGATGCCGGCCGACCCGTCAATGAGATCTGGCGGAGCTACGGCATCAGTTCGGCCACCTACTACAAGTGGAAAGCCAAATATGGGGGACTGGAGGCCTCGGACATCCAGCGGCTCAAGGAGCTGGAGCAGGAGAACAGCAAGCTGAAACGTCTCTATGCGGACATGGCGTTGGAGAATGCCGCGCTGAAAGATGTTATCG GCAAAAAAACTCTAACGCCTGCTGCACGGCGGGAGGTCGCCACCCATCTGGTGACTCAATCCGGCCTTCCGGTTCAGCGGGCGTGTCAGGCCGTCGGCCTCAGTCGAGCCACGTACTATCGGCCGATCGTCAATTGGGTCCAGCGCGACGCCCCGGTTATTGCGGCGCTGACGATGCTGGGTGAGACGCAGCCCCGCTGGGGGTTCTGGAAATATGTGGATCGGTTGCGGAACACGGGCCATCGGTGGAATCACAAACGGCTCTGGCGCGTGTATTGCCATCTGCGGCTGAATCTGCCCCGCCGGACGAAGCGACGGTTCCCCGTTCGGCCGCGGCAGCCCCTGGAAGTGGTCCCGGCACCGAACGTGGTCTGGGCGCTGGATTTCATGAGTGATAGCTTGTACGGCGGTCGACGGTTTCGGACCCTCAATATTCTAGATGAAGGCGTGCGAGAGGCCTTGGCCATCGAAGTGGATACGTCTTTGCCGGCGGAGCGCGTAATCCGTGTGCTGGAGCAAGTGGTGGCCTGGCGCGGCCAGCCGAAGGCCATTCGGCTCGACAATGGTCCGGAGTTCATCGCCGAGCGCTTCATGGCCTGGTGTGCCGAACGCACGATTGAGGTGCGACATATTCAGCCGGGGAAGCCCGATCAGAATGCCTTGATCGAGCGCGACAATCGAACCTATCGCACCGAAGTGCTCAATGCCTATGTGTTTGAGTCGTTGGAGCAGGTACGGGAGATCACTGCCGAATGGTTGCAGCAGTATAACGAAGAGCGGCCCCATGAGTCGTTGGCGGGCGTACCGCCCGCCCTCTATCGGGCCCAACTTAAAGCCAGAAATTCTCCTTTACCACTGTCTCCTTGA
- a CDS encoding sigma-54 dependent transcriptional regulator, producing the protein MGTGKILIVDDEVDALDNCRRILSRLGYECLTEHDPIRAVQRIQQERPGLVLTDLRMPGLDGIGVLAEAKRVDPTIKVVLLTAYATVQTAVAAMRQGAMDYILKPYTSIDLEDVARRAFRGKEQAGAHVPSWNDLDRRPDLSDGVGKQTLRLMLGQSEAIREVKDLIKKVAHTDANILIYGESGTGKELAARAIHDQSSRAAEPFVPVDCVALPDALLESELFGHEKGAFTGAHAAKAGLFEVANGGTVFLDEVSEMSPMLQSRLLRVLQERHVRRVGGTRYADIDVRVIAASNRDLEEAWRKGLFREDLFYRLNVIPIVLPPLRERKGDVEVLAQAFLRRFMERKMCASDDTVEFGPIALSLLRAYTWPGNVRELQNVVERAAALSDGPVIGVEHLPDRLCAAFREDVADQDVASFKEAKQAVVRTFERSFLVDLLKRHGGQQGRAAQEAGVDRKTIERMIKKHGLGESR; encoded by the coding sequence ATGGGGACAGGAAAAATATTGATCGTCGATGACGAAGTCGACGCGCTGGATAATTGCCGTCGCATTCTGAGCCGGTTGGGATATGAGTGTTTGACGGAGCACGATCCGATTCGCGCGGTACAGCGGATTCAACAGGAACGGCCCGGACTGGTCCTCACCGACCTGCGCATGCCGGGGCTCGACGGGATCGGCGTGCTGGCGGAAGCGAAACGAGTCGATCCCACCATCAAAGTGGTTCTGCTGACCGCATACGCCACCGTGCAGACAGCCGTGGCTGCGATGCGGCAAGGGGCGATGGATTACATTCTGAAACCCTATACCAGTATAGATCTGGAGGACGTAGCCCGACGGGCTTTTAGAGGGAAGGAGCAGGCAGGAGCGCACGTTCCATCTTGGAACGATCTCGATCGACGGCCAGACCTATCCGACGGCGTCGGGAAACAGACACTCAGGCTCATGCTGGGGCAAAGCGAAGCCATCCGGGAGGTGAAAGACCTCATCAAAAAAGTGGCTCATACGGACGCCAACATTTTGATTTACGGCGAGAGCGGAACAGGAAAAGAATTGGCGGCTCGCGCGATTCACGACCAAAGTAGCCGGGCGGCCGAGCCTTTTGTGCCGGTGGACTGTGTGGCGTTACCCGATGCCTTGTTGGAATCGGAACTGTTCGGGCACGAGAAAGGGGCCTTCACGGGGGCGCATGCGGCGAAGGCCGGTCTCTTTGAAGTGGCGAACGGCGGCACGGTGTTTCTCGACGAAGTCAGCGAGATGAGCCCGATGCTGCAGTCGAGACTCCTTCGGGTCCTTCAGGAGCGCCATGTCCGGAGGGTCGGCGGGACGCGCTATGCCGATATCGATGTGCGGGTAATCGCGGCGTCTAATCGAGATCTCGAAGAAGCGTGGCGGAAGGGCCTGTTTAGGGAAGATTTATTTTATCGCCTCAACGTCATCCCGATCGTGCTCCCGCCGCTTCGAGAGCGCAAGGGCGATGTGGAAGTCTTGGCGCAGGCATTTCTGCGGCGCTTTATGGAGCGGAAAATGTGCGCCTCGGACGACACGGTGGAATTCGGTCCGATCGCGTTATCGCTGTTACGAGCGTACACATGGCCGGGCAATGTGAGGGAGTTGCAGAACGTCGTGGAGCGGGCGGCGGCGCTGTCTGATGGTCCCGTGATCGGCGTGGAGCATTTGCCGGACCGACTGTGCGCGGCTTTCCGGGAAGACGTGGCTGACCAAGATGTCGCCTCGTTCAAAGAGGCCAAGCAAGCCGTCGTTCGCACCTTCGAACGCAGTTTTCTGGTCGACCTGCTGAAGCGGCATGGAGGTCAGCAGGGACGCGCGGCCCAGGAGGCCGGAGTGGATCGGAAAACTATTGAGCGCATGATCAAGAAACACGGGCTCGGGGAATCGCGGTAA
- a CDS encoding cache domain-containing protein, with protein sequence MRIHTIRGRIVLAIVVVGCIPLLTCLILAYVSGMRSLRDVIGGNFQTIAAQAADRVTMLVQGEIQRVRLLASAPLRVRQPVELANRSYPGEHSKAIAQIQDRARAWEQGTNVAARLLNTELSRFLLETKVRDGDKMVGILITDQHGALVAATSEPDHYFFGEEPWWKAIQDGGGEQVYLSGLTPGRAGSFRSPEETIDVAVPIFDDHQRIVIGAIKISYRFDTLFGMINQIRIGQTGHAMLFSADGQPLICPILPRQAHRIPAPLMAMIVSDDPGWGIAEDDGHGAHDTVVGFAPVRGLGMPGDTWHVFVRQQPAESYAPIRDQLRNLAIIGFVMIGLLWAIGRYVAARIARPIQTLQAGVEAISRGTYGGPLDIRTGDEFEELATAVHRMADKLNASHAEMESLNNDLTRRVEEKTTEITRHMKQLHLSERLATLGKVASGIAHEINNPLGIMLNRIECIEAEAVDLELPGEVQRDLLAIRSQAERISRITRSMLALSHGSATTLKPIDLNCVLRSCVDMARERAAAQGVRLESALCPDVPAIMGDRDRLETVVLNLLNNAIDAVRGCNREGVVRVQSDRLRRDGEEWVRVKVIDNGPGIPEEILGHIFDPFFTTKDVGQGTGLGLFLSYGIVSDHRGRLEVANGEVGAVASVILPALQTASDVPQEAGWGQEKY encoded by the coding sequence GTGAGGATTCATACAATCAGAGGCCGCATCGTACTGGCCATTGTTGTGGTCGGCTGCATTCCGCTGCTGACCTGCCTTATTCTCGCCTATGTATCGGGCATGCGATCGCTTCGCGACGTGATCGGTGGGAACTTTCAAACGATTGCGGCGCAGGCGGCGGATCGCGTCACGATGTTGGTGCAAGGGGAAATCCAGCGGGTTCGCCTCTTGGCCTCGGCGCCGTTGCGGGTTCGTCAGCCGGTAGAGCTCGCCAATCGTTCCTATCCCGGAGAGCATTCTAAGGCCATCGCTCAAATCCAAGATCGTGCCCGAGCCTGGGAGCAAGGCACGAACGTGGCCGCCCGTCTCTTGAACACCGAGCTCTCACGATTTTTGTTGGAGACGAAAGTGCGAGATGGGGACAAGATGGTCGGGATTCTCATTACGGATCAGCATGGCGCGCTTGTCGCAGCTACATCGGAGCCAGACCACTATTTCTTTGGGGAGGAGCCTTGGTGGAAGGCGATTCAGGATGGAGGCGGTGAACAGGTCTATCTGAGCGGACTCACGCCGGGACGTGCCGGTTCCTTTCGTTCTCCTGAAGAGACGATCGATGTAGCTGTGCCAATTTTCGACGACCACCAACGTATCGTGATCGGTGCGATCAAGATTTCGTACCGGTTCGATACGCTCTTCGGGATGATCAATCAAATCCGCATCGGCCAGACCGGCCATGCGATGCTGTTCAGCGCCGATGGCCAGCCGCTCATCTGTCCGATCCTTCCCCGTCAGGCCCATCGCATTCCTGCGCCCCTTATGGCCATGATCGTGTCCGATGACCCCGGGTGGGGGATCGCCGAAGACGATGGGCATGGCGCTCATGACACCGTAGTCGGCTTCGCGCCAGTCCGGGGTCTGGGTATGCCTGGCGATACCTGGCACGTCTTTGTCCGGCAACAGCCCGCTGAAAGTTACGCGCCGATCAGGGATCAGCTCCGCAATCTTGCCATCATCGGCTTCGTCATGATCGGACTCTTGTGGGCCATCGGCCGCTATGTGGCGGCCAGAATTGCCCGCCCGATCCAAACTCTGCAGGCAGGGGTCGAGGCGATCAGCCGTGGAACCTATGGGGGACCGCTCGACATTCGGACGGGAGACGAGTTCGAAGAATTGGCAACCGCCGTGCATCGGATGGCGGACAAGCTCAACGCGTCCCATGCCGAGATGGAATCGTTGAACAACGATTTGACCAGGCGGGTCGAGGAAAAGACCACCGAGATCACTCGTCATATGAAACAGCTCCATCTTTCCGAACGCCTGGCGACGCTGGGCAAGGTGGCGAGCGGGATTGCCCATGAGATTAACAATCCCTTGGGCATCATGCTCAACCGGATTGAATGTATCGAAGCGGAAGCGGTTGACCTGGAGCTGCCTGGAGAGGTGCAGCGGGATCTCCTGGCGATCCGGTCTCAAGCAGAACGGATCAGCCGGATCACCAGGAGCATGTTGGCCCTCTCACATGGTTCCGCCACGACGCTGAAGCCGATCGATCTGAACTGCGTGCTCCGTTCCTGTGTGGACATGGCACGGGAACGGGCTGCCGCCCAGGGGGTCCGCCTTGAATCTGCCTTGTGCCCCGATGTGCCGGCGATCATGGGTGATCGGGATCGGCTGGAAACGGTCGTCCTCAATCTCCTCAACAATGCGATTGATGCCGTGCGGGGATGCAACCGTGAAGGGGTGGTGAGGGTTCAGTCGGATCGGCTGCGACGCGATGGGGAAGAGTGGGTCAGGGTCAAAGTGATCGACAATGGACCTGGTATCCCGGAGGAAATTCTCGGTCACATCTTCGATCCGTTCTTTACGACGAAGGATGTCGGCCAAGGGACGGGGCTGGGGCTGTTTTTGAGCTATGGTATTGTGTCTGATCATCGGGGGCGCTTGGAAGTTGCGAACGGCGAGGTCGGCGCCGTGGCGTCGGTAATCCTCCCTGCGCTACAGACCGCGTCCGATGTACCTCAGGAGGCCGGATGGGGACAGGAAAAATATTGA
- a CDS encoding zinc ribbon domain-containing protein, which translates to MAFIETSMLSCPKCQADRPDGATECVKCGIIFAKYRPLAPLQRQPLLRDRSRWVAFAKEWLIESDTPTDSITFAGRIAVFLLLLWWGRAFIVTPLETNYTGESFLHLINLPFHEAGHLLFIPLGRFMMILGGSLGQILMPLVCLGTFLIKTRDPFGGVVALWWMAESFMDIAPYINDARALDLMLLGGVTGKETDGHDWNNILTMLGWLEYDHRLAHLAYHVGILLMLVSFAWGGLLLLKHYRRLSP; encoded by the coding sequence ATGGCATTCATAGAGACCTCCATGCTGTCTTGTCCCAAGTGTCAGGCTGATCGGCCAGATGGAGCGACAGAATGTGTGAAGTGCGGAATCATCTTTGCGAAGTATCGTCCGCTTGCCCCATTACAGCGACAGCCTCTGCTGAGGGACCGCTCTCGCTGGGTGGCCTTTGCCAAAGAATGGCTTATTGAATCGGATACACCGACCGACTCGATCACGTTCGCTGGACGAATTGCGGTATTTCTGTTGTTGCTCTGGTGGGGGCGAGCCTTCATCGTCACGCCGCTCGAAACCAACTACACAGGGGAGTCGTTCCTCCATCTGATCAATCTGCCGTTCCACGAAGCAGGCCATCTTCTGTTTATCCCTCTGGGGCGGTTCATGATGATTCTGGGAGGAAGTCTCGGCCAGATCCTGATGCCGCTCGTTTGTCTTGGTACCTTTCTCATCAAGACGCGCGATCCCTTCGGCGGGGTAGTGGCGCTGTGGTGGATGGCGGAAAGCTTCATGGATATCGCCCCCTACATCAACGATGCGCGGGCCCTGGATCTCATGCTCCTTGGCGGCGTGACGGGAAAAGAAACGGACGGGCACGACTGGAACAATATCCTGACGATGTTGGGCTGGTTGGAGTATGACCATCGTCTGGCTCACCTCGCCTACCACGTCGGCATTCTCCTGATGCTGGTCTCGTTCGCATGGGGCGGGCTGCTTCTTCTGAAGCATTACCGCAGGCTCTCACCGTAA
- a CDS encoding sigma-54 dependent transcriptional regulator, whose protein sequence is MAAPDKILIVDDEPDALENCRRILSGHRYDCLVETDPSQALAAIEREHPKVLLTDFRMPGLDGIGLLKAAKRIDPAIQVVLLTAYASIKTAVASMRHGAFDYLTKPFTGEELRTVIRRALGEESGDSTKYEDESASPSRGKAKRSTVRIEEEVLAGISAAMQAVRELIQRVAATEATVLIVGEQGTSKECVARTIHARSACQSKPFVPVDCLTSDDSALEVQLFGTQQSASRIGVGSQPGLLELAHGGTLFLDEVGGLSLQLQAKLLRALKERRGRRVGGDRFVEIDTRVIAGSSQDLQRACSRGEFRDDFYQFLNIVPIVLPPLRGRVEDIEALARSYLQTTLRERGRPLLQAGFTSDALALLRRYAWPGNVRELQNVIERAVVLADGPLIDLTHLPDRLRSS, encoded by the coding sequence ATGGCAGCACCGGACAAAATTCTCATCGTGGACGATGAGCCTGACGCACTTGAAAATTGCCGCCGGATACTGAGCGGGCATCGGTACGATTGCCTTGTGGAAACCGACCCAAGCCAAGCACTGGCGGCCATTGAGCGCGAACATCCCAAGGTGCTGCTGACCGATTTTCGGATGCCGGGACTTGACGGGATCGGTCTCCTCAAAGCGGCTAAACGTATCGATCCGGCAATCCAGGTTGTGCTGTTGACCGCCTATGCGTCTATCAAGACCGCTGTCGCCTCGATGCGCCATGGCGCATTCGATTACCTCACCAAACCCTTTACAGGGGAGGAACTCCGGACCGTGATCCGGCGCGCATTGGGCGAAGAATCGGGCGACTCGACAAAGTATGAGGACGAATCGGCATCCCCATCGAGGGGCAAGGCTAAGAGATCAACCGTTCGGATCGAAGAGGAGGTCCTTGCCGGAATCAGTGCCGCGATGCAGGCGGTGCGGGAGCTCATCCAACGAGTGGCGGCGACCGAGGCCACGGTGCTGATTGTCGGGGAACAGGGCACGAGCAAGGAGTGCGTCGCGCGAACGATCCATGCCAGGAGTGCTTGTCAGTCGAAACCGTTCGTGCCGGTCGACTGTCTGACTTCCGATGACTCTGCATTGGAGGTGCAGCTATTCGGGACTCAGCAGTCGGCATCCCGCATCGGTGTCGGATCGCAGCCGGGGCTCTTGGAGCTGGCGCATGGAGGCACCCTGTTTCTGGACGAAGTTGGCGGCCTCAGTTTGCAACTCCAGGCGAAACTGTTGCGCGCCTTGAAAGAGCGACGGGGTCGCCGGGTGGGCGGCGACCGCTTTGTCGAGATTGACACGCGCGTGATCGCCGGGTCGTCCCAGGATCTTCAACGCGCCTGCAGCCGGGGCGAGTTCCGTGACGATTTCTATCAATTTCTCAACATCGTTCCGATCGTGCTGCCGCCGCTGCGCGGTCGCGTCGAGGATATCGAGGCGCTCGCGCGATCGTATCTGCAGACCACCTTACGCGAGCGGGGCAGGCCACTTCTGCAGGCCGGCTTCACGTCCGACGCGCTCGCGCTGCTTCGCCGCTATGCCTGGCCCGGCAATGTGCGCGAACTGCAGAACGTCATCGAGCGAGCGGTCGTGCTTGCCGACGGCCCCCTCATTGATCTCACGCACCTTCCTGACCGGCTACGCTCGTCGTGA
- a CDS encoding DUF1566 domain-containing protein, whose product MQSLRAIRACLIVLGMMLLASYVIAADSTVSSRFTLVLHGAAVKDNSTGLIWEQEPDREHDVWGASVARCATKEVGGQKGWRAPSVDELKTLIDASQHDPALPAGHPFSNIKSEIYWTATPHPTDDMVSWQISFFSGEPVTDQKSGTRRLWCLLGEPRK is encoded by the coding sequence ATGCAAAGCCTGAGAGCCATTCGAGCTTGTCTCATCGTATTGGGCATGATGCTGTTGGCCAGTTACGTCATCGCAGCCGACTCCACTGTTTCTTCTCGATTCACGTTGGTCTTACATGGTGCCGCCGTGAAGGACAACAGTACGGGTTTAATCTGGGAGCAGGAGCCAGATCGGGAGCACGATGTGTGGGGGGCGTCGGTGGCTCGTTGTGCAACGAAAGAAGTCGGAGGGCAGAAGGGCTGGCGCGCACCGTCTGTGGACGAACTCAAGACCTTGATCGATGCCTCTCAACATGACCCGGCGTTGCCGGCCGGCCATCCCTTCTCCAACATCAAGTCGGAGATCTATTGGACGGCGACGCCGCACCCCACCGACGACATGGTGTCCTGGCAGATCAGCTTTTTTAGCGGTGAACCGGTGACCGATCAGAAATCAGGAACCAGGCGTTTGTGGTGCCTGCTGGGTGAGCCACGCAAGTAA